The Castanea sativa cultivar Marrone di Chiusa Pesio chromosome 4, ASM4071231v1 sequence TTGGTAACTATGAATTGAcacatcttataaaaaaaaaaaaaatcaatttgttACCAAAATAGGCAGTTTCTAATTCACcccatgtccaaaaaaaaaaaaaaaatacacacttTATCTCTTATTTTAGCTGTCAGAGTTTTGGTTGCTTTGAATatctgttttatttatttattttttattattttttttaaatttattttaatttctggtatccaaaatcaaaattttgcaTATGGGTCTGCTCAGACTTTTTGAACTGAGGTTATTTGCtactcaaatttttaaatttattttattttattttatattttgtctttcattttgtttttgtcagATTTGGATAGCTTTGCAATGGGGTTTCCATGTTTACAATCAACATAGTTATAAACCATGTGGGTGTGCTGTCAGCTTTGTTCTCTGAGCCGCATGAacttattttcaattttgtccGTTTCTATAGTTGGGTTTccatgttcaattttttttttttaaaccctgTAAATAGATGACTAcccttgaaaaaaattatcagaaGCTTTTAAGTTCTCTTGAGAATTTGAGCTATAGTCATGAAATTTCTATATTTTGCTAGACAATCTTGATCACATGCATTTTTCTGCACGAAACTCAGTGTTCCTCATTGTAATAGTCTCTGCTGCTTTCTTCAATAACAAGGATGTCAGATACTTCATATTTAACATGCTACGTACTTACATTGACTGCTTTATACATTTCCCTTTGATAAACTACAATTTTTCCTAAAAGCTGAAGCTGTTAAGAAATTGtgagtttaattattttaccaTTATTTCAATGCTCACCGTGAAGAAAGATAGccaaaatttgaatataatgGAGTGTACTGggttttagtattaaaaaattaatgaaaaatccTACAATTAATGGCCTTGTACCATCTGGTACTTTTCTTTATGGAGGCAGAAGTCTAGGGTACAACTTGTTATGGGCATGGGATTAGTGAGGTTAGCTATTATTCTATTGTCTAGCTAAaatccccaaaaaataaaacctcaAAGAATAATTCCAATTAAGCTTCTTTAATGCTACTGTGAATGATATAAACTGTGTTGTATCTTGGTTGTAGAGGACATGGTGATACCATGTTTAGCATGAGATCAAGAAGCCCGGGTCCAGGGTCAAGGGGACCGACAAGCCCCACATCACCTCTTCACCCACGGCATTGCTTGAGCCTGGAGTCTCCAACTGGAAAGCAAGAAGATGGGAAGAGTCAATGTCATCGTCTGCCTCTTCCTCCGGGTTCTCCTACTAGCCCTTCTGCCTTGCCCAACACAAGAACGATTGTCAGTGACAACACAACTTCTTCACAGTCCAAATggaagaaaggaaggcttctAGGAAGGGGGACTTTTGGGCATGTATACCTCGGATTTAATAGGTAATTGTTGTgcttaaatgtatatatattatttagtgCTTCCCTAATTTCAGAAATGAAGTTACATTATAGGTTAGAGTTATCAGGGGAAACTTTTAGTATTGCGTGCTTATTGTTGCATAGACTCAAAAGTCccctggtttttttttttacaaaataagctTATCTTTTTTATTGACTTTAACTATCAAAGTTCACAGAGACTAATTTAATTATGGTAACTGCATGCACTTGCCAGTTGGTATGGTGCCTTTACTATGGCAATACCAGGTAAAATGCTAAGTTGTTATtacaattgttaaaaaaaaaaaaaaaaaaaaattgaaagaaaccATGTCTCCAGATAAATGAACTTGTATATCTATCGAGCAACTCTTACACATACatctataaaagaaaagaaaagcagaaaCTCTTAACTCCATAACTTGGAGGTCCATGTGAGTTGCCACGTGTAGTGGAGGTTCACATCTGTTTTGAAATCAATATTAGAGACATGAAGCGTATGGGTGGTGTGAGTGGTCCAGATGGGCCTGAAAAGAACTCAGCCGCCATTTGATGaagtaaaaaattatagaaattggAGTAAAGAGTAGCCTTTTTGCTATTTTCATACTTCTCTAATTGTAATAATTGCAACTATAACAGTGGAAGTGGGCAAATGTGTGCAATAAAAGAAGTCAAGGTTGCTTCTGATGATCAGACATCAAGAGAATGTCTCAAGCAACTGAACCAGGTAACTGATTTTAGCTAATTTATAAGTCTGTTCAGTTTTCACATTTTTGTTACTTGAACAGTTGAATTTGTACAGTCAGATTGCTTTACATCATCTGATAGTAGATAAAGTTTTTAACTGAATCTTTTCTTGTCAACAGGAAATAAATTTGCTTAATCAGCTTTCACATCCAAACATTGTTCGATACTATGGAAGTGAATTGGTAAAAATTTCATCTGATAAAGGCCAATAGATATGTGCATGCACACACAAGTCACAACCACACACATGTACACACTAATAGAGATAGGCAAGAGACAGAGGGAGAGTGAAGGAATTTTCATGTTCAAATTTATGTAATATGTGAATATTGGATTCTGCattcataataataatgaaatattaTGTTCTCAGGGTGAGGAAGCGCTCTCAGTTTATTTGGAATATGTCTCTGGTGGCTCAATCCACAAATTACTTCAAGAATATGGTCCCTTCAAGGAACCTGTCATTCAAAATTATACCAGGCAGATTGTTTCTGGGCTTGCCTACTTACATGGAAGGAATACAGTGCACAGGTATTTGCGTATCAATTGTGGTTCCTAAGTAGTTTGTTCCAGGAATTGCAGCTTTGTTAGTTTCTTTAGGGTTATTAAATATTGTGGTTTTCCTGGCAGGGACATCAAAGGGGCAAACATTTTAGTAGATCCTAATGGCGAAATCAAGTTGGCGGACTTCGGCATGGCTAAACATGTACATTTATCTTACCCCATAAACAGAAGTTTACTTCTAGAATACCTGGGGTATTTTTAGTACAAAAGCATACAACTCTACTAGAGCAATAATGTGCTCAAGTAAAGTGGGAGTgaaataaatttgtttgtgtAATGCTGGTAATGGAAATTTATTTTGACTACCAAATATTTGAACCCCAAATTTTCATAAGATTTTGAGTTCTCTCTCATCTAATTTCTATGCAACCAACTGGAATAAAGGGCATATAATTTACTAGTATGAAGCAAGCGTCACATATTGGGGAggccataaaaatatttttcctatAAACATTGAGAATAGATTGTGTTTgtattcttcaatttttttattgctttcctGTTAATCATAAAAAACAATTCTGATTTTTGGTTATTCTGAACCAGATAACAGCAGCTTCCTCAGTGCTCTCTTTCAAGGGTAGTCCTTACTGGATGGCACCTGAGGTATATGCTTTTTGTCTCTCCTTCCACACCAACTCCTTCTCTGCTTCACACTGACATGCacattatccttttttttccaCTCTGCATCTTTCTTGTTTCCTACTAGTGTTCACTAAGGTTCGTGTTACTCATGTTTCTATCTTGTTTTGGAATTTTAGGTTGTAATGCATGGAAATGGCTACAATTTAGCTGTGGATATTTGGAGCTTGGGATGTACGATTCTTGAAATGGCAACGTCCAAACCACCTTGGAGCCAGTATGAAGGGGTGCGATATACGATATtcagaaacttttttttaagcGTTTGTTGGAACAAAATGGTTatgttttgttatgtttgtttcAACAGGTGGCAGCACTATTCAAAATTGCAAGCAGCAAAGAGATCCCTTATATACCTGAAAGCCTTTCAAATGATGCAAAGAGTTTTATAAAGTTATGTTTGCAGCGAGAACCTTCAGCACGCCCTATAGCCTTAGAACTACTAAATCACCCCTTCATTCGAGACCAGGCAACGACTAGAGTGGCTAACATGAATGtgaccaaggatgccttccctTTCATGTTTGATGGAAGCCGCACACCGGTAATGGCCTAAGATTGTCATCCTTTTCAATGGTGTATgctttataatttcaaatataagaGGACGTGATATATGATGCCTATTTTGATTTGATTCCATTCGAAGTTATGCTACAGATATTTAGAAGAAATTCGGAAAacgttttttctttaaaaaaaaaaaaaaactaacgtACATATTTTATAGTGAAGGAGCTGTAATATTGACTCATGAAATATTTGATTATTAAATACTGTGTTTAGGGCTTTCACTCATGAGCATTGTGCTTGTAAATGATATTTCTGATGTTTGTAGTGTAAATACAATATTATTCTAATATagttttatgtaatttttgaagttaatcttatttttttggtcactttgatttttattttagatcctattagttttattttgaaagaaGTGTATTTTCATAATTCTATAATTGGACTTTTCCAAGTCAATTGGATTTAGGGTTAAGTCCTAGTAGTTTATCTAAGCACGCTATTATACTCCAATGGTGACAGTTAGACAGTTTTTTTAATGGTGTAATGTTGATTTCAGCCAGCCATAGGTATTGATTCCTAGCTAAGTAAGCCAAGGTGTTGAATCCtaggttatttttgtttttctattcaATCATGTTCTTGCATTtatcttggtttttttccaGCGTCAAgttttggtattagagccaaaTTTGATCCTGGTTTTCCAGTATCACTGTGGATCACAACTAGAAGCGCAgctaggggaaaaaaaaaaacctattgaaCCATACATTGCTCAAAACCCAAGCCCATGTTGCAATCCAAAACAACCCATCGACTAGGCAATCCATATTGAACCCCAAAACAGCTCAGGATCCACCAAATCCTATTGGATCCATGTAGAAAAAACATAATTTCCCCAACTACCCACACTACTGATAGCCATGCCCCAACCACTGTTGTCATAGCTAAAACAACCAGTTTGGTTAGCAAATGTCCTAGCCCAATGCACAATGGTAATTTTGAGAGGCACCTACGTGTGATGGATGCCAGGACCCCTGGATTTTCAGTTTTTCACCAATTGGTTACATGAGATGGATCAGTTCTTTGAACCAGTAGGTTTATCAAATACTAAGAAGGTTAGGcttgtaaaaatttaaaaaaaaaaaaatggagctaTAGATTACTGCAATGGTGATGAAAACCTTTGCCATAGATTGGACAAGCCTGCTGTTACTGATTGGGAAGAAATGAAGGTAAAACTTTGAGTGCATATATACTTCAATCCTATTGAAAGAAATATCTAACTCATTTTTATCAGTCAATAGGATTGAAGTAGATATCCTCTCTAATAACGCAGTTTGCTTGGATAATGTACTTTCTGTTGAAAAGTTCTCAATGGTCTGGTGTTGTTGCGGCTAACCAACCCTAGGTGTTGATTCGTAGGTTTTGTTTCTCTAGCTGGGTGATGATTTCAAGGAAGCGTAGGTGCTTATTCCTaggtttttgttattttgttgtgcttcaatttttttgtgtttgttttggttttgtttttgcatCCATTTGACTATCAAAACTATTATATTGAAGTGAAATGTGTGCTAGATTGTACTATTGTTGAAACCTTAAATGACAAACTCATTTATTTCCATGATTATCATTACATATCAGAAAAAAGGAACatagaaattaaagaaaaaaaaaaaaagaatcctaTAGGGGTCTTATGATTTGATGGTTGGAGTTTGATGAGCAGATAAGCACCTGATCAGGATGAGATTGTTTACACAATTTGTATGCATTTTAATCAAcatgattttgtttgtttgtttgtttttttaaaatgaaaaagaacagCACAAGAATTAGAATCATCTTTTCAGATgagattttagaaaattaaagatataaAAGGTTGAAATATAGTTTCACTTTCTTTTCTATAAGAGATGAGGAAGGTCCTCAGTGGCAATTGACTTTGCCGAAGTCAAATCTATATCCTCTAATTTGTTTCAGTCGGTGAAGTTGGCACTAAATCTAATCTCTTACTTGCTTTGACTTTCTGAGCAGCCAGTGTTAGAACTCCATTCAAATAGGACAAATATCACTTTGATTGATAGAGATTATGCAACAATGCCAGTTGTTCCCAGTTCAAGTGCTTTGAGAAGCCCAAGGTGcatctctttcctttttatcCTCATTCATGCTTAATAATTGTATGACATTATTGAAGTGACTGACCTCGCTTTCATACTTTTTATGTGCAGGGATAGTGCAAGAACGATTACATCTTTGCCTGTATCTCCctgttcaagcccattaagacAATATGGAACTGCACACAAGAGCTGTTATTTATCTCCTCCTCACCCAGCTTATGCTATGACGGGACAAAGTGGCTACAATTTCAATGAGTACTCATCATATACAATGAGACCAAACACAGCATACACTCTCGATCCTTTTCATGAAACCTCTCCATATAGAGCTCATACCCCTGGTGGATCACCAAGAACAAGACCCATTTGAAGGAGTGTAAATACCAACAAAAGCTAAAAAGTTTCCTTGTCTCCCTAGAGTGCATCATGGAGTGGAGCGAGACTACTGTATTAAGAGGATTTAGTATTCATGCTCCTTTTATTTTTCAGATATTTTGGCAGTTCTATTTTGCTGACCTCTTTTAGGAGACTGGATTCTTTCTGGATGGGAGCTTGAAGAAGTAGTGTAGAGGGGGGGGACTAGTAAGAGCTCCAAAATCATGGGCAGATGCTGGATTTCTTGATCTTGTAACACTCTTGATTGTTGTAAATGGAAGGTGGTCTCtgtgtttgtaaaatttttattgtatattggTCCATAGTATAAGCAAGTTATAATAGTTCATCGCATGAAATCATTGTTTTTACCAACACTTTAAGCTAGAGAATGAAAGGTTTCCCTGCTTAAGACTCCCAATCAGGATCTATACCTCTGTCCAAAGTCTGTTGGCTCTTATCCTGTTAACTTGGAAATGTAAATAGGTATAGAATAGTTGTATTCTGATATCCACCTCAAAGAACAAGAGaaccaaaattttatcaaactcTAAAAAGTGGCAACTGCAATTGCATGCTTCCTAATGTGGTTGTGACATGTTAACAAGCTTTTATTCTTTCAAACTAGTCTGAAAGGAGATTTGCCAGCtggttaatatatttgtttcttGTATGTTccatctgttttttttttttttggatgtgttGTATGTATGTTCCATCTTGCTACTTTGTTGTCTAGGATACATCAATCAGGCTCAGTTGTTACAAAAGTTTCTCTCATAACAatcataatcatcatcatcatcatcatcttatTTTAAGCATAGATGATCTGGTGTTTCTGAACCCCACCACAAGGGTGTGGACTTAAATCTCCATTTTTCTTAGAACATCTCTTTTCCTTTGTCTTCTTAGACCTGTCttagtaaatactaaatagttcTGGTTGCATCAAATAGTTGCATCAAATAGCACAGAGTCTTCTCTTAAGTTCAACTGTTCCACTTTTCTTGCTctatatactccacaaataaaaacataccACATGTCCATgtaatttattaaatgctaaatttatgctctctattatttcaattacctaaatatgatgggttatttatttatttattttaagaaattgaaataataggaggcataaatttagcatttaataaattatatggatacgtgacatgtttttatttgtggagtatatagtgGAGTAGGAAGAGTGGGATaaaagatttggactccttttCTATTAgctttttaattaataaataggTATTCCATATACAGGTTCATCAaatctcaaaactcaaaagcataCCTCTTGACTATAGTCGACAAATTCTAGGCCATGAAAATTCAGCAGCAGATCAAGTCTCAAATGAGGAGTAAAGGTCATCAGACAACATGAGAAATACTTGGGATTGCCATCCATCATAGGTTGAAGCAAGAAGAAGACTTCTGCCTCTATTAATGAAAGGATGGCCGTTGATACATCATGAACAATCTTCTGCTTATAGGATTTTGAAGGCCAAATATTTTCCACAAAGGGACTTTCATGACAGCAGCAATTGATAGACATGGATAGAAACTAACTCCGCTGTATCAATTTGATGAGCGGGTCAAAAGAGATGAAAATAAAAGTGGCCCATAAGTTGCCTATTTATGCACAACGTGTATCCAGTCTAATGTATTGGTTGGAGGAAGCTCCACCTTGTGTGCAAGCCCAAATTCTTGCTGATGTAGTATATATAATTTCCCTGAAAAAAATTGCCTAAAATTACGGTATTACAATCCTATAATTTTGAAGAGACTAAAATACAGCATAACAATAAGTAATAACATAGACACCAAAAAAATCTGCTTAAAAGATTCTCTCTCTATTATAGGCCGATTCCAGTCGACCCACCTCACTTTCCTAGTCTAGTATAGTTACTCATCATCAACATCCTGGTGGTGCTCCAACATTCCGACTGAATGGACGTCTTGTTTTGCTAAGCACAACCCAAATTTTGAACATTGTAAATGAAAAGGCAAGGAAGAAGATCTTCATTGGCAGCAATGAGTCTGAGACTATTGAGCTCAATTCACTTCCAAGCCACTCTTCTCTTATTCATTGTATTGCTGCATGTAAAATTGACTCCTGTTGTTTTTGTTGACAGAACTGGGACTGGGACTTCCAATTATTTTGGTGATAATGAGACTGATCATGGCTTTGTTGGCCTTCAAAAGAAAGATCAGACATGACCCAACAAACGTTTTGAGCTCGCGGAATAACTCCTTCCACTTCTTTGAGTGGGAAGGTGTTACGTGAGGCCGCTAACATAGGAGAGTAGCAAAATTAGATCTTTACTATAGAGAATTGGTTGGTTCCTTGTCTTtgtagagtttatttagaccccttaaaacacaattagattaacctagttaacaagccaagttattttttagtccaaattttagatctaggttaacacaattatataatcatatcaatgtaaagtgcggaatataaaaacacaaagatatgaccacccaggaaaaccaaaccggtaaaaaacctggggatgATTTAACCTACCCATCCTCAAGGTAagcctgaatccactatgaaagaatcgaaattgtacaatagcaacttagaccactaacatcctattgctgcccaccagtagaacttactaacATGACCACGTGCAAGTTTCGAAATCACgtactctttctttcttggattctccagcaagtacaagcgcTCCC is a genomic window containing:
- the LOC142631161 gene encoding mitogen-activated protein kinase kinase kinase 3; translation: MPAWWPRKSSKNKQQQQKAVKDQQNPLTTNLNPSKSPIKTISNTKSKDKPKSFDGVFSRNSPRASKDFGPGGSSSGFSGFDSDSHPLPRPSISSGTDQIQPGVVGLGSGSGSVSSVSSCGSSEDHPVAQDQGHFGNHRGHGDTMFSMRSRSPGPGSRGPTSPTSPLHPRHCLSLESPTGKQEDGKSQCHRLPLPPGSPTSPSALPNTRTIVSDNTTSSQSKWKKGRLLGRGTFGHVYLGFNSGSGQMCAIKEVKVASDDQTSRECLKQLNQEINLLNQLSHPNIVRYYGSELGEEALSVYLEYVSGGSIHKLLQEYGPFKEPVIQNYTRQIVSGLAYLHGRNTVHRDIKGANILVDPNGEIKLADFGMAKHITAASSVLSFKGSPYWMAPEVVMHGNGYNLAVDIWSLGCTILEMATSKPPWSQYEGVAALFKIASSKEIPYIPESLSNDAKSFIKLCLQREPSARPIALELLNHPFIRDQATTRVANMNVTKDAFPFMFDGSRTPPVLELHSNRTNITLIDRDYATMPVVPSSSALRSPRDSARTITSLPVSPCSSPLRQYGTAHKSCYLSPPHPAYAMTGQSGYNFNEYSSYTMRPNTAYTLDPFHETSPYRAHTPGGSPRTRPI